A window of Jannaschia sp. M317 contains these coding sequences:
- a CDS encoding rod shape-determining protein, producing MSIFGSLFSKDMAIDLGTANTLVYVKGKGIVLNEPSVVAYHMKNGRKEVLAVGEDAKLMLGRTPGSIEAIRPMREGVIADFDTAEEMIKHFIRKVHKRSTFTKPKIIVCVPHGATPVEKRAIRQSVLGAGARKAGLIAEPIAAAIGAGMPITDPTGSMVVDIGGGTTEVAVMSLADIVYARSIRVGGDRMDEALISYLRRHQNLLVGEATAERIKKEIGTARMPEDGRGEVMRIRGRDLLNGVPKETEISQAQVAEALAEPVQQICEGVMTALESTPPDLAADIVDRGVMLTGGGALLGELDLALREQTGLAISVADESLNCVALGTGKALEYERQLSHVIDYDS from the coding sequence ATGTCTATTTTCGGAAGCCTGTTCAGCAAGGACATGGCCATCGACCTCGGCACGGCCAATACGCTGGTTTACGTCAAGGGCAAGGGGATCGTCCTGAACGAGCCCTCTGTCGTGGCCTACCACATGAAGAACGGTCGCAAAGAGGTTCTGGCCGTGGGCGAGGACGCCAAGCTGATGCTTGGCCGGACCCCTGGCAGCATCGAGGCCATCCGCCCGATGCGCGAAGGCGTCATCGCCGATTTCGACACCGCCGAAGAGATGATCAAGCATTTCATCCGCAAGGTGCACAAACGGTCGACCTTTACCAAACCGAAGATCATCGTCTGCGTCCCCCATGGGGCCACCCCCGTCGAGAAACGCGCGATCCGCCAATCTGTTCTGGGCGCGGGGGCGCGCAAGGCGGGTCTGATTGCCGAACCCATCGCCGCAGCGATCGGGGCGGGGATGCCGATCACGGACCCGACCGGATCCATGGTCGTCGACATTGGCGGCGGCACCACCGAAGTCGCGGTGATGAGCCTGGCCGACATCGTCTACGCCCGCTCGATCCGCGTGGGCGGCGACCGCATGGACGAGGCGCTGATCAGCTACCTGCGTCGTCACCAGAACCTCTTGGTGGGTGAAGCCACCGCAGAGCGCATCAAGAAAGAGATCGGCACCGCCCGCATGCCCGAAGACGGACGCGGCGAGGTCATGCGCATCCGGGGCCGGGATCTGTTGAACGGTGTCCCCAAGGAGACCGAGATCAGCCAGGCCCAGGTCGCCGAGGCCCTGGCCGAACCGGTGCAGCAGATCTGCGAAGGTGTGATGACCGCACTGGAATCGACGCCGCCGGATCTGGCCGCCGACATCGTCGACCGGGGTGTCATGCTGACCGGCGGCGGGGCCCTGCTGGGAGAGTTGGATCTGGCGCTGCGCGAGCAGACCGGACTGGCCATCAGCGTTGCCGACGAAAGCCTGAATTGCGTGGCTCTCGGCACCGGCAAGGCGTTGGAGTATGAGCGTCAGCTCAGCCACGTCATCGATTACGACAGCTGA
- a CDS encoding REP-associated tyrosine transposase, with amino-acid sequence MPRYTRPRLPGATIFFTVCLADRESDLLVRHVDVLRAVVRRTRADRGFHIDAWVTLPDHFHAVLTLRDDDADYPNLIGAVKARFSRELRRAGFTPPSPSGPMAQHLRPGETGIWQRRFWDRHVRDVGELNRLVAYCHRNPVRHGLVADPFDWPYSSIHRDMRATLRKGAALAATRVPRADLPRGLVSRSRRDPLGEPDPTNGRPGENWPNRRPTTLPPGAPLR; translated from the coding sequence ATGCCCCGCTACACCCGCCCCCGACTCCCCGGTGCCACGATCTTTTTCACGGTTTGCCTGGCCGACCGGGAAAGCGACCTGCTGGTGCGTCATGTGGACGTGTTGCGCGCTGTCGTGCGGCGAACCAGGGCCGACCGGGGGTTTCACATCGACGCCTGGGTGACGCTGCCGGACCACTTCCATGCGGTGCTGACCCTGCGCGATGACGACGCGGATTATCCCAACCTCATCGGCGCGGTGAAGGCGCGGTTCTCGCGTGAACTGCGTAGGGCGGGGTTCACGCCGCCCTCCCCGTCGGGCCCCATGGCACAGCATCTGCGACCCGGGGAAACCGGCATCTGGCAGCGCCGCTTCTGGGATCGCCATGTTCGCGACGTCGGAGAGTTGAATCGCCTTGTTGCCTATTGCCACCGCAATCCGGTCAGGCACGGGTTGGTGGCCGATCCCTTTGACTGGCCCTATTCGTCGATCCATCGGGACATGCGCGCGACGCTGCGCAAAGGGGCCGCTTTGGCGGCGACCCGGGTGCCCAGGGCCGACCTGCCCCGGGGCCTGGTTTCGCGGTCACGCCGCGATCCCTTGGGTGAACCCGACCCGACCAACGGTCGCCCCGGCGAAAACTGGCCGAACCGCAGGCCCACGACCCTTCCCCCCGGGGCACCGCTCCGCTAA
- a CDS encoding 2-isopropylmalate synthase, with protein sequence MTSDSNRVVIFDTTLRDGEQSPGATMTHAEKLEIASMLDDMGVDIIEAGFPIASEGDFAAVSEIAKNARGATICGLARANFKDIDRCWEAVKHAKSPRIHTFIGTSPLHRAIPNLTRDEMADRIHDTVTHARNLCDNVQWSPMDATRTEWDYLARTVEIAIKAGATTINIPDTVGYTAPNESAELIRRLIAEVPGATDVIFATHCHNDLGMATANSLAAVEGGARQIECTINGLGERAGNTALEEVVMALKVRHDIMPFTTGIDTTKLMAISRRVSAVSGFAVQPNKAIVGKNAFAHESGIHQDGMLKNAETFEIMRPEDVGLTETSLVMGKHSGRAALRSKLAELGYDVEGNQLADVFVRFKALADRKKEVFDDDLIALMQDEERSGEDRIKVGTLRVVCGTEGQAEAALTLMIDGESVSSDAVGDGPVDAAFNAVKDLVAHQARLQLYQVSAVTEGTDAQATVTVRMEEDGRIVSGQSADTDTVVASVRAYVNALNRLLMRREKAGKDAREISYKDVS encoded by the coding sequence ATGACTTCAGACAGCAACCGCGTCGTTATTTTCGACACCACCCTGCGTGACGGCGAACAATCGCCCGGCGCCACGATGACCCATGCCGAAAAGCTGGAGATCGCCTCCATGCTCGACGACATGGGCGTCGATATCATCGAGGCCGGGTTTCCCATCGCCTCGGAAGGCGATTTTGCCGCCGTTTCCGAAATCGCGAAGAACGCGCGAGGCGCCACGATCTGCGGATTGGCGCGGGCGAACTTCAAGGATATCGACCGCTGCTGGGAGGCGGTGAAGCATGCGAAATCCCCGCGTATCCACACCTTCATCGGCACCTCGCCGCTGCACCGCGCCATCCCGAACCTGACCCGTGACGAGATGGCCGACCGGATCCACGACACGGTCACCCATGCGCGCAACCTCTGCGACAATGTGCAGTGGTCGCCGATGGATGCGACCCGGACGGAGTGGGACTATCTGGCGCGCACGGTCGAGATCGCGATCAAGGCCGGGGCCACGACGATCAACATCCCCGACACCGTGGGCTACACCGCGCCCAACGAGAGCGCGGAGCTGATCCGGCGCCTGATCGCCGAGGTTCCCGGTGCCACCGATGTCATCTTTGCCACCCATTGTCACAACGATCTGGGCATGGCGACGGCGAACTCGCTCGCCGCGGTCGAGGGCGGCGCGCGGCAGATTGAATGCACCATCAACGGTCTGGGCGAACGCGCCGGCAATACCGCTCTGGAAGAGGTGGTGATGGCGCTCAAGGTGCGCCATGACATCATGCCTTTCACCACCGGCATCGACACCACGAAGCTGATGGCGATTTCGCGCCGGGTCAGTGCCGTGTCGGGCTTTGCGGTTCAGCCCAACAAGGCCATCGTCGGCAAGAACGCCTTCGCCCACGAGAGCGGGATTCACCAGGACGGCATGCTCAAGAACGCCGAGACCTTCGAGATCATGCGCCCCGAAGATGTCGGCCTGACCGAGACCTCGCTGGTCATGGGCAAGCATTCGGGCCGCGCGGCGCTGCGGTCCAAGCTGGCGGAACTGGGCTATGACGTGGAGGGCAATCAGCTCGCCGACGTCTTCGTGCGGTTCAAGGCCCTGGCGGACCGCAAGAAAGAGGTGTTCGACGACGACCTGATCGCGCTGATGCAGGATGAGGAACGGTCTGGCGAAGACCGCATCAAGGTCGGCACGCTGCGTGTTGTCTGCGGCACCGAAGGCCAAGCGGAAGCGGCGCTGACGCTGATGATCGACGGCGAGTCCGTGTCGTCGGACGCCGTCGGCGATGGTCCTGTGGACGCGGCCTTCAACGCCGTGAAGGACCTGGTCGCGCACCAGGCACGCCTGCAGCTTTATCAGGTGTCGGCAGTGACCGAGGGCACCGACGCCCAGGCCACCGTGACCGTGCGGATGGAAGAGGACGGGCGCATCGTATCGGGGCAATCCGCCGACACCGACACGGTCGTGGCCAGCGTGCGGGCCTATGTCAACGCGCTCAACCGGCTGCTGATGCGCCGCGAGAAGGCGGGCAAGGACGCGCGCGAAATCTCCTACAAGGACGTCAGCTAA